The following coding sequences are from one Ornithodoros turicata isolate Travis chromosome 1, ASM3712646v1, whole genome shotgun sequence window:
- the LOC135370391 gene encoding uncharacterized protein LOC135370391 — MSLRLLEHSDQLDITLSYLQEPKETEESDIITRPFVGVESFIKFDEELQHSHKKKEHLQRQMIKIGGTSSGDRARRTLYKIIADEVAQPFNWAGAGGKMKFSSLECCNVMCSAISKATNEGTLAEVEKAIQTWLRHARERLSKKAAKERTA, encoded by the exons ATGTCATTGCGGCTTCTAGAGCACTCCGACCAGCTGGACATAACGTTATCATATTTGCAAGAACCCAAAGAGACGGAAGAGTCAGACATCATTACACGTCCATTTGTTGGTGTTGAAAGTTTCATAAAGTTTGATGAAGAACTGCAGCACTCTCACAAGAAAAAGGAACATCTG CAGCGACAGATGATAAAAATTGGGGGCACAAGCAGTGGAGACAGAGCCAGACGCACCCTCTACAAGATAATTGCAGATGAGGTGGCACAGCCATTCAACTGGGCAGGGGCAGGCGGCAAAATGAAGTTCAGTTCATTAGAGTGCTGCAACGTGATGTGTA GTGCTATCAGCAAAGCAACAAATGAAGGGACACTCGCCGAAGTAGAGAAAGCAATACAAACGTGGCTGAGGCATGCACGCGAAAGGCTGAGCAAGAAAGCAGCAAAAGAGCGTACAGCATAG